The following nucleotide sequence is from Halococcus saccharolyticus DSM 5350.
TCTCGTCCAGCAGCGCCTCGCTCGCGAGCACCCGTGCGGGCGCGTTCATCTCGCCCTCCTGGGGGATCTCCCAGACGTATTCCCCTACTCGTTCGAGCGTGATCCCGTCAGCGTCGTAGGTGTCCATACCAGGGCCTACTCCGGCGTTCCCTGAGAGGGTTTCGTCTCTCGGGGCCACTCCACCCACCCTACACGTCGAACACGACGTACGCTTGCCAGCCGTCGGCAGTTCGTTCGATTCGCATCTCCGAGTACGTGACTGCCTTCACCTCCCGGGCGTCGACGGTTTCGAGTGGGACGCCGCGTGCGCTCCCGTCGAGCTGCCAGGCGTCCTCCCCTTGCGCACCGCCGTCTCGCTGGATCGTCGCGTGGTTGTCGACCGGCAGGACGCCCCGGACGTCGCGCTGGTAGATGAGTTCGGCGAGGTACTCGTACAGCAACGCCTCCCGGTTTTCGGCCGACGTGGTGAGATCGAAACGCGCGCCGTCCGCCGGAATCGATTCACACATCGCCGCCGCCAGCCCGTTGGCGACCGCCGCGAAGGTTCCATCGAGGCTGGCACCGTCGGCGGCGACCGCGACGTCGGCGGTGTGCTCCCGGAGTTCGAAACTCACGGCTCCTCGTTCCGGGTCCGTTCGTCCTCAGTCTTGCTGATCGTCGACTCGGTGCCGTCGGTCGCCCCCACCATCGCCTCTTCGGTGTCGGTCGCTTTCACAGCGTCGGGTCCGGCTGAGCCATCATCGGTAGTTTCGCCACCGTTGACCTGTTCGGCACCGCCGTACCGTCCGAGTGCGGCGAGTTCGTCCGCCGAGAGACTCGTCGCGTCGTCGGTGTCGCCGATCGCGACGCCGCTAGTGACGATCGCGCTGACGGCCTCCTCGACGGTGAGATCAACGTCGTAGATCTGCGCTGCCGGGACGTGGATCAGGAACCCACCCATCACTGGGTTCGGCGCGAGCGGCATGAACAGCGTCCGGAGGTCGTCGTGGCTTGCGGCCTCGTCGACCGAAGCGGGCGGTTCGGCGGTCACGAACGCGAAGGAGTAGGTGCCCTCGTTCGGGAACTCAACGAGTTTGACCTCCTGGAAGCTGGAGGTGTCGCTCTCGATCAACACGTCGCTCATCCGTCGAAAGCTGGTGTAGACCGAGCCGACTCCCGGAATCGCTTCCATCGCGGTGTGAAAGAGCTTCGAGAACTCGCGGTCGGAGGAGGTGTGGGTGGCGACGATCCCCACGCCGAGGACGATCGCCACCAGGAGGAGCACCGTCCCGAGTTCGATGAGCACGGAGCCGAACTCCGGCCCGAGGCCGAGCGAGCGCGCCATCATCACCATCGGGCTAACGAGTCCGAAATACCGGGCGACATCGACGACCGGCGTGAGAAGGTTGCTGACGAAGTTCAATACGAACGCGAGTACCATCACCGTGATGAGAAACGGGATCGTGAGTGCGGCCCCGGTGATCACCCACTCGCGGAGCGTTTCGCGAACTCCCGCGTTCGCCCCCGGTGTGGTCGTCGCAGGGGTATCTACATCGGACATACCCTCGCCTGATTGGAGCCCCACCGGAAAGCGTTGTGCATGCACGGGCGGTGGAATTATATCGATGCGCGCGCTATCGGTCGGCAGTGAGTGTGGATGTCACGAGGCGCGTCGTCGAGGCGGGCAGCGACGAGCACGTCGACGCCGCGTGGGAGCTGAAAGAGTGTATTCGGCACGAAGAGGCCGTTCTCAAACAACGTCGTGGCTTTTTCGCCAACGCCTATCGTCGCGCGACCGTCCATCTCCTGTTCGCGGGCGTTCATGGCGGCGAACATGGCTCGGAGACGGACGATCTCATCGGATTCGCTGCCGTTCGCCGTGACGGCTACGTCCTCTTTCTCGCGGTCGATCCCACCCACCGCGGCGAGGGGTTCGGTCGCAAGCTCATGGCGACCGTCGCCGACGAACACGACAGCGTGACCTGTCACGCCCGCGCGACCAACGAGGCCGCCATCGACTTCTACGAACACATCGGCTTCGAGATCAAACGGCACATCGAAAACTACTACGAGGACGGCGGCGCGGCGTACTACCTCAAACTCGGCGGCGGCGGACTCACCGATCGGCTCTCCGAGTTCATGCGGCGCTGACCGCTGCTCGCTGCCGGGGACGATCGCTCTCCTCGAACTCGTGCAGGATCGAGAACGGATGGGCTCGGGCGGATTCGAACCACCGACCTCGGCCTTGTAAAGGCCGCGTCATAACCACCTAGACCACGAGCCCCGCATCCGATCAATCGGTGCGGTCCGAATAACCTTTTCTCTCTGTCGGAACGCTTAGGCCGTCCCCGGCCCACGATCGAAGTATGGCGCTCCAGCGCGCTCTCAACGGTATCGGCGTGGTCGCGGTGCTCGCGCTGGTGCTCACCGCGGCGGTCGCGGCCGGAGTCGTCCCGCCACCGGCGGCGTTCATGGGTGCGCCGGACGATTACGAGCGCGCAGAGGTGACGATCACCAACAACTGTAGTCAGACCCTCGGCACCGTCGATGTCCGGATCGCCGACACCTACCAGCAGAAGTACACTGGGCTCTCGAACACCTCGTCGCTCGCGAACGGCTCCGGCATGCTGTTCACCTACGAGGAGTCGTCGGAGCACACCTACGTGATGCGGGAGATGGATTTCCCGCTCGACATCGTCTTCATCGGAGCCGACGGCCGCATCAACGCGATCGAGAGCGCGCCCGCACCGGGGCCGAACGAGAACGGCGAGAACATCCAGCGCACTGGCCGAGGACAGTATATCCTCGAAGTGCCGCGTGGGTGGATGGCCAGTCACGGAATCCACGTCGGCCATCGGGTCGACATCGATCGATCGAATCGACGATAGGAACGGGGTTCGTGGCGGTCGCAAACCGATCCCCGCACCGTAACTATGGGGTATTTTCTCATGGTTACGAACGCTTTTAGGCACGTGTCGGTTTGCAGTATAGTGATGGGTATTTCTATTGATGATGACGATCCCTTCGAAGACCAACGAGAGGGAACGGAGAACGCGATGCGGCGGCTGTTTGCAGTCTACGGCCGTGAGAATTGGTTCTCCTTTGCGGTCGGGACACTAACGAGTCTCGTCGCACGGGTGCTG
It contains:
- a CDS encoding archease: MSFELREHTADVAVAADGASLDGTFAAVANGLAAAMCESIPADGARFDLTTSAENREALLYEYLAELIYQRDVRGVLPVDNHATIQRDGGAQGEDAWQLDGSARGVPLETVDAREVKAVTYSEMRIERTADGWQAYVVFDV
- a CDS encoding DUF502 domain-containing protein, whose product is MSDVDTPATTTPGANAGVRETLREWVITGAALTIPFLITVMVLAFVLNFVSNLLTPVVDVARYFGLVSPMVMMARSLGLGPEFGSVLIELGTVLLLVAIVLGVGIVATHTSSDREFSKLFHTAMEAIPGVGSVYTSFRRMSDVLIESDTSSFQEVKLVEFPNEGTYSFAFVTAEPPASVDEAASHDDLRTLFMPLAPNPVMGGFLIHVPAAQIYDVDLTVEEAVSAIVTSGVAIGDTDDATSLSADELAALGRYGGAEQVNGGETTDDGSAGPDAVKATDTEEAMVGATDGTESTISKTEDERTRNEEP
- a CDS encoding GNAT family N-acetyltransferase, whose translation is MSVDVTRRVVEAGSDEHVDAAWELKECIRHEEAVLKQRRGFFANAYRRATVHLLFAGVHGGEHGSETDDLIGFAAVRRDGYVLFLAVDPTHRGEGFGRKLMATVADEHDSVTCHARATNEAAIDFYEHIGFEIKRHIENYYEDGGAAYYLKLGGGGLTDRLSEFMRR
- a CDS encoding DUF192 domain-containing protein; translation: MALQRALNGIGVVAVLALVLTAAVAAGVVPPPAAFMGAPDDYERAEVTITNNCSQTLGTVDVRIADTYQQKYTGLSNTSSLANGSGMLFTYEESSEHTYVMREMDFPLDIVFIGADGRINAIESAPAPGPNENGENIQRTGRGQYILEVPRGWMASHGIHVGHRVDIDRSNRR